From one Melospiza melodia melodia isolate bMelMel2 chromosome 6, bMelMel2.pri, whole genome shotgun sequence genomic stretch:
- the AKAP5 gene encoding A-kinase anchor protein 5 — protein MVKAAKEIEMENPREAETPSTGATCSPPEEQAKKPSMLCFKKRKKSCKKGLTVKDACEGASEEKSQCVRADQGEAKASNPPRSSRGTWAAIKNLARPQRRQKSSSRKKVPSDSQVQLEVDAEESCAQELPKKRASSGVKMPCVRFSRGKKKPSPSEAVEESEGSAQANEVMGVVNKAIEEPEDLAPTDKSESLRPVSAQEEQDTVKQEQHRMKQDQDTVKKDQDAIKKDQDSVKEDNHTAKESDTSVGKSEPLTEPTRDAEHSECTVQLEITSSETFDETAQDKLQEESLPSATDDEEGREVAPEVPASKDQPDNAPEITECQEIPHISKEMPERDELEKSINLSKECKAEETVTDFSELTSRGDAASVQEVANVQDAVSVKDAVSVQEAANVQDAVSVKDAVSVQEAANVQDAVSVQEAANVQDAVSVKYATSVQEADSVKDAVSAQEAVSMQDATSVQDATSVQDAVSVQDAVSMQDAISVQDAMSVQDATSVQDAVSVQDATSVKEAVSVQEAANVQDAVTVQDATSVQDAVSVQDAASVQDAERVKDTANVQDAAGTKDAASVQDAVSVQDAASVQDAASVQDAESAQEAASVQEAVSVEEAVSVQEAESVKDAESMQDTASLQHATSVQDAVSVQETASAQDVASVQEAASVQEGASAQEAASVKDAASVQEAASVQEAAIVEDAASVQDAASVKDAAGVQEAVSVQDAASVQDAASVQEAASVQEGASVQEAASAQECSSRQILEANAGPGVSIVITITEAEDSDNTDSDQAYEPSPVLRQKKQKGNKKSNRNADVGPKEGPEAGGGPQAEEKGLGDQGHRTGEQYELLLIETASSLVKAAIQSSIEQLVNEMALEQNKHNSFL, from the coding sequence ATGGTGAAGGCAGCTAAGGAAATTGAAATGGAGAACCCAAGAGAGGCAGAGACTCCCAGCACAGGGGCCACATGTTCCCCACCAGAAGAACAAGCTAAAAAACCCTCCATGCTGTGTTTTAAGAAGCGAAAGAAGTCCTGTAAGAAGGGGCTGACTGTGAAGGATGCGTGCGAAGGAGCCTCAGAGGAGAAAAGCCAATGTGTCCGTGCTGACCAAGGGGAGGCCAAGGCTTCCAATCCACCACGATCctccagagggacctgggcagCCATCAAAAACCTTGCCAGGCCTCAGAGAAGGCAGAAGTCCTCCTCACGGAAGAAGGTGCCCTCTGATTcccaagtgcagctggaggtGGACGCTGAGGAGAGCTGTGCACAAGAACTCCCAAAGAAACGGGCGAGTTCTGGGGTGAAGATGCCCTGTGTGAGGTTCTCCAGAGGTAAGAAAAAACCCAGCCCCTCAGAAGCAGTGGAGGAGTCAGAGGGCAGTGCTCAAGCAAATGAAGTGATGGGTGTTGTGAATAAGGCTATTGAGGAGCCAGAGGATTTGGCCCCGACGGACAAATCTGAGTCCCTCAGGCCAGTCtctgcacaggaggagcaggatACGGTGAAGCAGGAGCAGCATAGAATGAAGCAGGACCAGGATACAGTGAAGAAGGACCAGGATGCAATAAAAAAGGATCAGGATTCAGTGAAAGAGGACAACCATACAGCAAAGGAAAGTGACACCTCTGTTGGGAAGAGTGAGCCCCTGACAGAGCCCACACGGGATGCAGAACATTCGGAGTGCACTGTTCAGCTGGAGATAACCAGTTCAGAGACATTTGATGAAACAGCCCAGGACAAACTGCAGGAAGAGAGTCTGCCCTCAGCCACAGACgatgaggagggcagggaagTTGCTCCTGAAGTGCCTGCTTCTAAAGATCAGCCTGACAATGCCCCTGAAATCACAGAGTGCCAGGAAATCCCTCATATCTCCAAAGAGATGCCTGAAAGGGATGAATTGGAAAAGAGCATAAATCTTTCTAAGGAGTGCAAAGCTGAGGAGACTGTAACTGATTTCAGTGAGTTGACATCCAGAGGTGATGCAGCGAGTGTGCAGGAGGTGGCAAATGTGCAGGATGCTGTGAGTGTAAAGGATGCAGTGAGTGTGCAGGAGGCAGCAAATGTGCAGGATGCAGTGAGTGTAAAGGATGCAGTGAGTGTGCAGGAGGCAGCAAATGTGCAGGATGCAGTGAGTGTGCAGGAGGCAGCAAATGTGCAGGATGCAGTGAGTGTAAAGTATGCTACAAGTGTGCAGGAGGCAGACAGTGTGAAGGATGCAGTGAGTGCACAGGAAGCAGTGAGCATGCAGGATGCCACAAGTGTGCAGGATGCCACAAGTGTGCAGGATGCAGTGAGTGTGCAGGATGCAGTGAGCATGCAGGATGCCATAAGTGTGCAGGATGCAATGAGTGTGCAGGATGCCACAAGTGTGCAGGATGCAGTGAGTGTGCAGGATGCCACAAGTGTGAAGGAAGCAGTGAGTGTGCAGGAGGCAGCAAATGTGCAGGATGCAGTGACAGTGCAGGATGCCACAAGTGTGCAGGATGCAGTGAGTGTGCAGGATGCAGCAAGCGTGCAGGATGCAGAGAGGGTAAAGGACACAGCAAATGtgcaggatgcagcaggcacaaagGATGCAGCAAGTGTGCAGGATGCAGTGAGTGTGCAGGATGCCGCGAGTGTGCAGGATGCAGCAAGTGTGCAGGATGCAGAGAGTGCACAGGAGGCAGCAAGTGTGCAGGAAGCAGTGAGTGTGGAGGAAGCAGTGAGTGTGCAGGAGGCAGAGAGTGTGAAGGATGCAGAGAGTATGCAAGATACAGCAAGCCTGCAGCATGCCACAAGTGTGCAGGATGCAGTGAGTGTGCAGGAGACAGCGAGTGCCCAGGATGTAGCAAGTGTGCAAGAGGCAGCAAGTGTGCAGGAGGGAGCAAGTGCACAAGAGGCAGCAAGTGTGAAGGATGCAGCAAGTGTGCAGGAGGCAGCAAGTGTGCAGGAGGCAGCAATTGTGGAGGATGCAGCAAGTGTGCAGGATGCAGCAAGTGTGAAGGATGCAGCAGGTGTGCAGGAGGCAGTGAGTGTGCAGGATGCAGCAAGTGTGCAGGATGCAGCAAGTGTGCAAGAGGCAGCAAGTGTGCAGGAGGGAGCAAGTGTGCAAGAGGCAGCAAGTGCGCAGGAATGCTCCAGCCGTCAGATACTAGAAGCAAATGCAGGCCCTGGTGTCAGCATCGTCATCACCATCACCGAAGCTGAGGACTCTGACAACACCGACTCTGACCAGGCCTATGAGCCATCCCCAGTTTTGCgtcaaaaaaagcaaaaagggaATAAAAAATCAAACCGGAACGCTGATGTTGGTCCAAAAGAGGGCCCTGAGGCTGGTGGCGGtccccaggcagaggagaaaggtcTCGGTGACCAGGGGCACAGAACTGGGGAGCAATATGAGCTGCTCCTCATAGAAACCGCCTCCTCCCTCGTGAAGGCGGCCATTCAGTCATCCATAGAGCAGCTGGTCAATGAAATGGCCCTGGAACAGAATAAGCACAACAGCTTTCTGTGA
- the ZBTB25 gene encoding zinc finger and BTB domain-containing protein 25 isoform X2 yields the protein MDTTGHSVLLLQQLNMQREFGFLCDCTVAIGDVYFKAHRAVLAAFSNYFKMIFIHQTSECIKIQPTDIQPDIFSYLLHIMYTGKGPKQTVSQSRLEEGIRFLHADHLSHIAIEMNQAFSPEPVQSSNLYGIQISTAHKLAKERLGAKESLPKAGRSAAQGDPPQLQLSLAIGLDEGPLDQQPARAPAQPAALAKPPEERPKLSVSIKQERCDSEPVVSQSCTPPSPGVASPILAKGGLKVHLCHYCGERFDSRDGLRQHLHTHVSGSLPFGVPASILESGDLGEVQPLAEDREPGDGHRLGAFLLKEDEHQLEHPSCSELEPLQIGQLSLISKDHEPVELNCNFSFSRKRKVSCTVCGRAFFRKSQLLEHMYTHRGKQHKYGRCQRLESPSTPRFHPYCDSESVGKSSSLSQEHLDECILESDLIQESVDTILVE from the exons atggataCCACCGGCCACAgcgtcctcctcctccagcagctgaACATGCAGCGGGAGTTTGGCTTTCTGTGTGACTGCACAGTTGCCATTGGAGATGTTTACTTCAAAGCCCACAGAGCGGTGCTCGCTGCTTTTTCAAACTATTTTAAGATGATATTTATTCATCAGACGAG CGAGTGCATAAAAATTCAGCCTACAGACATCCAGCCTGACATATTTAGTTACTTGTTACATATCATGTACACTGGGAAAGGGCCAAAGCAGACCGTCAGCCAGAGCCGGCTGGAGGAGGGCATCCGCTTTCTGCACGCAGACCACCTGTCCCACATCGCCATCGAGATGAACCAGGCCTTCTCCCCGGAGCCCGTCCAGTCCTCCAACCTGTACGGGATCCAGATCTCCACGGCGCACAAGCTGGCAAAGGAGCGCCTGGGAGCGAAGGAGAGCCTGCCCAAGGCGGGCAGGTCTGCGGCGCAGGGTGATCCCCCCcagctgcagctgtccctggccaTCGGCCTGGACGAGGGCCCCCTGGACCAGCAGCCGGCCCGCGCCCCGGCCCAGCCCGCGGCTCTGGCCAAGCCGCCCGAGGAGCGCCCGAAGCTCTCGGTTTCAATAAAGCAGGAGCGCTGCGACTCGGAGCCCGTGGTGTCCCAGAGCTGCACCCCTCCTTCCCCGGGGGTGGCCAGCCCCATCCTGGCCAAGGGCGGCCTCAAGGTGCACCTGTGCCACTACTGCGGGGAGCGCTTCGACTCGCGCGACGGGCTGCGGCAGCACCTGCACACACACGTCTCGGGCTCGCTGCCCTTCGGCGTGCCCGCCTCCATCCTGGAGAGCGGCGACCTGGGCGAGGTGCAGCCCCTGGCCGAGGACAGGGAGCCCGGGGACGGCCATCGCCTCGGCGCCTTCCTCCTCAAGGAGGACGAGCATCAGCTGGAGCATCCGAGCTGCAGCGAGCTGGAGCCTCTGCAGATCGGGCAGCTCTCCCTCATCTCCAAGGACCACGAGCCAGTGGAGTTGAACTGTAACTTTTCTTTCTCGAGAAAGAGAAAGGTCAGCTGCACCGTGTGCGGCCGCGCGTTTTTCCGGAAGAGCCAGCTGCTGGAGCACATGTACACGCACCGAGGGAAGCAGCACAAGTACGGCCGCTGCCAGCGGCTGGagagccccagcacccccaggtttCACCCCTACTGTGACAGTGAGAGTGTGGGGAAgagctccagcctgtcccaggagCACTTGGATGAATGCATACTGGAGTCAGATCTCATCCAAGAAAGCGTCGATACGATCCTGGTAGAGTAA
- the ZBTB25 gene encoding zinc finger and BTB domain-containing protein 25 isoform X1, protein MPGVHLVSVHTMDTTGHSVLLLQQLNMQREFGFLCDCTVAIGDVYFKAHRAVLAAFSNYFKMIFIHQTSECIKIQPTDIQPDIFSYLLHIMYTGKGPKQTVSQSRLEEGIRFLHADHLSHIAIEMNQAFSPEPVQSSNLYGIQISTAHKLAKERLGAKESLPKAGRSAAQGDPPQLQLSLAIGLDEGPLDQQPARAPAQPAALAKPPEERPKLSVSIKQERCDSEPVVSQSCTPPSPGVASPILAKGGLKVHLCHYCGERFDSRDGLRQHLHTHVSGSLPFGVPASILESGDLGEVQPLAEDREPGDGHRLGAFLLKEDEHQLEHPSCSELEPLQIGQLSLISKDHEPVELNCNFSFSRKRKVSCTVCGRAFFRKSQLLEHMYTHRGKQHKYGRCQRLESPSTPRFHPYCDSESVGKSSSLSQEHLDECILESDLIQESVDTILVE, encoded by the exons ATGCCAGGCGTCCATCTCGTTTCGGTG cacaccatggataCCACCGGCCACAgcgtcctcctcctccagcagctgaACATGCAGCGGGAGTTTGGCTTTCTGTGTGACTGCACAGTTGCCATTGGAGATGTTTACTTCAAAGCCCACAGAGCGGTGCTCGCTGCTTTTTCAAACTATTTTAAGATGATATTTATTCATCAGACGAG CGAGTGCATAAAAATTCAGCCTACAGACATCCAGCCTGACATATTTAGTTACTTGTTACATATCATGTACACTGGGAAAGGGCCAAAGCAGACCGTCAGCCAGAGCCGGCTGGAGGAGGGCATCCGCTTTCTGCACGCAGACCACCTGTCCCACATCGCCATCGAGATGAACCAGGCCTTCTCCCCGGAGCCCGTCCAGTCCTCCAACCTGTACGGGATCCAGATCTCCACGGCGCACAAGCTGGCAAAGGAGCGCCTGGGAGCGAAGGAGAGCCTGCCCAAGGCGGGCAGGTCTGCGGCGCAGGGTGATCCCCCCcagctgcagctgtccctggccaTCGGCCTGGACGAGGGCCCCCTGGACCAGCAGCCGGCCCGCGCCCCGGCCCAGCCCGCGGCTCTGGCCAAGCCGCCCGAGGAGCGCCCGAAGCTCTCGGTTTCAATAAAGCAGGAGCGCTGCGACTCGGAGCCCGTGGTGTCCCAGAGCTGCACCCCTCCTTCCCCGGGGGTGGCCAGCCCCATCCTGGCCAAGGGCGGCCTCAAGGTGCACCTGTGCCACTACTGCGGGGAGCGCTTCGACTCGCGCGACGGGCTGCGGCAGCACCTGCACACACACGTCTCGGGCTCGCTGCCCTTCGGCGTGCCCGCCTCCATCCTGGAGAGCGGCGACCTGGGCGAGGTGCAGCCCCTGGCCGAGGACAGGGAGCCCGGGGACGGCCATCGCCTCGGCGCCTTCCTCCTCAAGGAGGACGAGCATCAGCTGGAGCATCCGAGCTGCAGCGAGCTGGAGCCTCTGCAGATCGGGCAGCTCTCCCTCATCTCCAAGGACCACGAGCCAGTGGAGTTGAACTGTAACTTTTCTTTCTCGAGAAAGAGAAAGGTCAGCTGCACCGTGTGCGGCCGCGCGTTTTTCCGGAAGAGCCAGCTGCTGGAGCACATGTACACGCACCGAGGGAAGCAGCACAAGTACGGCCGCTGCCAGCGGCTGGagagccccagcacccccaggtttCACCCCTACTGTGACAGTGAGAGTGTGGGGAAgagctccagcctgtcccaggagCACTTGGATGAATGCATACTGGAGTCAGATCTCATCCAAGAAAGCGTCGATACGATCCTGGTAGAGTAA
- the ZBTB25 gene encoding zinc finger and BTB domain-containing protein 25 isoform X3: MYTGKGPKQTVSQSRLEEGIRFLHADHLSHIAIEMNQAFSPEPVQSSNLYGIQISTAHKLAKERLGAKESLPKAGRSAAQGDPPQLQLSLAIGLDEGPLDQQPARAPAQPAALAKPPEERPKLSVSIKQERCDSEPVVSQSCTPPSPGVASPILAKGGLKVHLCHYCGERFDSRDGLRQHLHTHVSGSLPFGVPASILESGDLGEVQPLAEDREPGDGHRLGAFLLKEDEHQLEHPSCSELEPLQIGQLSLISKDHEPVELNCNFSFSRKRKVSCTVCGRAFFRKSQLLEHMYTHRGKQHKYGRCQRLESPSTPRFHPYCDSESVGKSSSLSQEHLDECILESDLIQESVDTILVE; encoded by the coding sequence ATGTACACTGGGAAAGGGCCAAAGCAGACCGTCAGCCAGAGCCGGCTGGAGGAGGGCATCCGCTTTCTGCACGCAGACCACCTGTCCCACATCGCCATCGAGATGAACCAGGCCTTCTCCCCGGAGCCCGTCCAGTCCTCCAACCTGTACGGGATCCAGATCTCCACGGCGCACAAGCTGGCAAAGGAGCGCCTGGGAGCGAAGGAGAGCCTGCCCAAGGCGGGCAGGTCTGCGGCGCAGGGTGATCCCCCCcagctgcagctgtccctggccaTCGGCCTGGACGAGGGCCCCCTGGACCAGCAGCCGGCCCGCGCCCCGGCCCAGCCCGCGGCTCTGGCCAAGCCGCCCGAGGAGCGCCCGAAGCTCTCGGTTTCAATAAAGCAGGAGCGCTGCGACTCGGAGCCCGTGGTGTCCCAGAGCTGCACCCCTCCTTCCCCGGGGGTGGCCAGCCCCATCCTGGCCAAGGGCGGCCTCAAGGTGCACCTGTGCCACTACTGCGGGGAGCGCTTCGACTCGCGCGACGGGCTGCGGCAGCACCTGCACACACACGTCTCGGGCTCGCTGCCCTTCGGCGTGCCCGCCTCCATCCTGGAGAGCGGCGACCTGGGCGAGGTGCAGCCCCTGGCCGAGGACAGGGAGCCCGGGGACGGCCATCGCCTCGGCGCCTTCCTCCTCAAGGAGGACGAGCATCAGCTGGAGCATCCGAGCTGCAGCGAGCTGGAGCCTCTGCAGATCGGGCAGCTCTCCCTCATCTCCAAGGACCACGAGCCAGTGGAGTTGAACTGTAACTTTTCTTTCTCGAGAAAGAGAAAGGTCAGCTGCACCGTGTGCGGCCGCGCGTTTTTCCGGAAGAGCCAGCTGCTGGAGCACATGTACACGCACCGAGGGAAGCAGCACAAGTACGGCCGCTGCCAGCGGCTGGagagccccagcacccccaggtttCACCCCTACTGTGACAGTGAGAGTGTGGGGAAgagctccagcctgtcccaggagCACTTGGATGAATGCATACTGGAGTCAGATCTCATCCAAGAAAGCGTCGATACGATCCTGGTAGAGTAA